In one Pseudodesulfovibrio tunisiensis genomic region, the following are encoded:
- a CDS encoding UvrD-helicase domain-containing protein → MIVSELKQVKASAGSGKTYQLTRRFLSLLFSSDEADRPFTCQARTPAGHAWPEILAVTFTNKAATEMKERVVGSLKKIAFGDAAEIRGVPEATPARAASALNAILRRYHRLNIRTIDSLLSLLLRLFALEFRIRPDFEIAFDESELFNAIFDHFAERCEADGPERDELAAALDTMIRDEGKNGFWLQDAFRSRLGTLVNYLRTAPANVETDPEVILDLLKKANAEFRDAVVVMQRHLEQRGLPATAHFKKFLVKCTDLGLFDKVPDSATIKKTTIYDCLLKAGKSKADENDEQAYATMQRAWADYGRQQAELAGAHFLAPTVRIARSLLHELDELQKQRGIVLGSALAAGVADLLEDGSAIPEAYCRMGCRLHHMLVDEFQDTSREQWRASTPLAVECLAKGGSLYFVGDVKQAIYGWRGGDSALFDEVLRQPDIAPLAMHLDSENLPDNWRSHRNVVDFNNWFFQHFEATPRTEELARHVFRDAPETFLESFSDDMAEGFRACTQGVPDKHAETGGYIRLERLAGGKVEEEEQAALEALGQSMDDILARRPCGDVAVLVRTHAHAKLVCDLLVARGVPVITENSLQLDKHPIVRQLAAFLAFLDYPRDNIAFADFAGGAEVFLAEAGMAETEFFDWLSRPRKKPLGVQFREDFPDIWKRCVEPFYNRSGLMTPYDLTQEAVRAFRVLERHPDAELYVRRFLEVVHLAEENGLVTLSAFLDFWEQNSGQEKVPLPENIDAVRIMTIHKSKGLEFPVVIVPFHNWKVGPDRDYELRRHNGHQLLVPMRKGLGHPYFESMGRAVREQLNLLYVAWTRAGQELHGFFTDRTGDSPAQTAINLILDLPEGQDVFEQGEIPATLTTAREAEAVPATREIAPREQAPELMEWLPRLRVYRHNLDEYFYNERMRGEVAHRAMERLVISSTPDADRDRAVFLAMQDFPAIGSLSRDERETLEADLRSMLDWALHEKQLAPLLAKGVNEPEIMDENGDFHRVDRLCQSPQGTIVIEYKTGQIRDEHQKQVNRYLSLLKAMGSPAPLSGMVVYLDLHEIHDVTGGNA, encoded by the coding sequence ATGATCGTTTCCGAACTCAAACAGGTCAAGGCTTCAGCCGGATCGGGCAAGACCTACCAGCTCACCCGTCGCTTCCTGAGTCTGCTGTTCAGTTCCGACGAGGCGGACCGCCCGTTCACCTGTCAGGCCAGGACTCCGGCAGGCCACGCATGGCCGGAGATACTGGCCGTAACCTTCACCAACAAGGCAGCCACGGAAATGAAGGAACGCGTGGTGGGCAGCCTGAAGAAGATCGCATTCGGGGATGCAGCGGAAATCCGGGGCGTTCCCGAGGCCACTCCGGCCCGGGCCGCAAGCGCGCTGAACGCCATTCTCCGCCGCTATCACCGCCTGAACATCCGCACCATCGACAGTCTGCTTTCCCTGCTGCTCCGTCTCTTTGCCCTGGAATTCCGCATCCGCCCGGACTTCGAGATCGCTTTCGACGAATCCGAACTGTTCAATGCCATCTTCGACCATTTCGCGGAACGCTGCGAAGCGGACGGCCCGGAGCGCGACGAACTCGCCGCAGCGCTGGACACCATGATCCGCGACGAAGGCAAGAACGGCTTCTGGCTTCAGGACGCATTCCGCAGCCGACTGGGCACATTGGTCAACTACCTGCGCACGGCTCCGGCAAACGTGGAGACCGACCCGGAAGTCATTCTCGATCTGTTGAAAAAGGCCAATGCCGAATTCAGGGACGCGGTGGTGGTCATGCAACGCCATCTGGAGCAGCGCGGACTTCCAGCCACTGCGCACTTCAAGAAGTTTCTCGTCAAATGCACCGACCTCGGCCTGTTCGACAAGGTTCCGGATTCCGCGACCATAAAAAAGACGACCATCTACGACTGTCTGCTCAAGGCCGGCAAATCCAAGGCGGATGAAAACGACGAGCAGGCATACGCAACAATGCAACGCGCATGGGCCGACTACGGGCGCCAGCAGGCCGAACTGGCCGGAGCGCACTTTCTGGCTCCCACGGTTCGCATTGCCCGATCCCTGCTGCATGAGCTGGACGAACTCCAGAAACAGCGCGGCATCGTGCTCGGCTCGGCCCTTGCCGCTGGCGTGGCCGACCTGCTGGAAGATGGCTCAGCCATCCCCGAGGCATACTGCCGCATGGGCTGCCGCCTGCATCACATGCTGGTGGACGAATTTCAGGACACGAGCCGCGAACAATGGCGCGCGTCAACGCCGTTGGCCGTGGAATGCCTTGCCAAGGGCGGCAGCCTGTATTTCGTGGGTGACGTGAAGCAGGCCATCTACGGCTGGCGCGGCGGGGACTCCGCCCTGTTCGATGAAGTGCTGCGCCAACCGGACATCGCGCCCCTTGCCATGCATCTCGATTCCGAGAATCTGCCGGACAACTGGCGCAGCCACAGGAACGTGGTGGACTTCAACAACTGGTTCTTCCAGCATTTCGAGGCCACACCGCGCACCGAGGAACTGGCGCGCCATGTATTCAGGGACGCGCCCGAAACCTTTCTGGAATCCTTTTCCGACGACATGGCCGAAGGCTTCCGCGCCTGCACTCAGGGGGTGCCTGACAAACATGCGGAAACAGGCGGATACATCCGTCTGGAACGACTGGCAGGCGGCAAGGTCGAGGAAGAGGAGCAGGCAGCGCTGGAGGCATTGGGCCAGAGCATGGACGACATCCTTGCCCGGCGCCCCTGTGGCGACGTGGCCGTGCTCGTCCGCACCCATGCCCATGCCAAGCTGGTCTGCGACCTGCTCGTGGCCCGAGGCGTTCCCGTAATCACGGAAAACAGTCTCCAACTCGACAAGCACCCCATCGTGCGCCAGCTTGCCGCATTTCTCGCCTTTCTGGACTATCCGCGCGACAACATCGCGTTCGCGGACTTTGCAGGCGGAGCCGAGGTCTTTCTTGCCGAGGCAGGCATGGCGGAAACCGAATTCTTCGACTGGCTGTCCCGGCCCCGCAAGAAACCGTTGGGCGTACAGTTCCGCGAGGATTTTCCGGACATCTGGAAACGGTGCGTGGAACCGTTCTACAACCGTTCCGGTCTGATGACGCCCTACGACCTGACGCAGGAGGCAGTCCGCGCCTTCCGCGTTCTGGAACGCCACCCGGATGCGGAACTCTATGTGCGCCGTTTTCTGGAGGTGGTACATCTGGCCGAGGAAAACGGTCTGGTCACCCTGTCCGCCTTTCTGGACTTCTGGGAGCAGAACTCGGGACAGGAAAAGGTCCCCCTGCCGGAAAACATCGATGCCGTGCGCATCATGACCATCCACAAGTCCAAGGGACTGGAATTTCCGGTCGTGATCGTTCCCTTTCACAACTGGAAGGTCGGCCCGGACCGCGACTACGAACTGCGGCGCCACAACGGCCACCAGCTGCTCGTACCCATGCGCAAGGGACTGGGCCACCCCTATTTCGAAAGCATGGGGCGGGCCGTGCGCGAACAGCTCAATCTGCTCTATGTGGCATGGACCCGCGCCGGGCAGGAACTGCACGGATTTTTCACGGACAGGACCGGAGATTCCCCGGCCCAGACAGCCATCAACCTGATTCTGGACCTGCCCGAGGGACAGGACGTGTTCGAACAGGGCGAGATCCCGGCAACCTTGACAACGGCCCGGGAGGCCGAAGCGGTTCCGGCCACCAGAGAAATTGCGCCCCGGGAGCAGGCTCCGGAGCTCATGGAATGGCTCCCGAGGCTGCGCGTCTATCGCCACAACCTCGACGAATACTTCTACAACGAACGCATGCGCGGCGAAGTGGCACACAGAGCCATGGAACGGCTCGTCATCAGCAGTACCCCCGATGCAGACCGGGACAGGGCCGTGTTTCTGGCCATGCAGGATTTCCCGGCCATCGGCTCCCTGAGCCGCGACGAACGCGAGACACTTGAAGCCGACCTGCGCTCCATGCTGGATTGGGCCCTGCATGAAAAACAGCTTGCTCCCCTGCTTGCCAAGGGCGTGAATGAACCTGAAATCATGGATGAAAACGGCGACTTTCATCGCGTCGACCGACTCTGCCAAAGCCCGCAAGGAACCATTGTGATCGAATACAAAACCGGACAGATCCGGGATGAACACCAGAAGCAGGTAAACCGCTACCTGTCCCTGCTCAAGGCCATGGGCTCTCCTGCTCCGCTCTCCGGCATGGTCGTGTATCTGGACCTGCATGAAATTCATGACGTAACCGGAGGCAATGCCTGA
- a CDS encoding PD-(D/E)XK nuclease family protein has protein sequence MQPITLIPWNADFMVELADLIAARPDFSSLTVIFPHNRPRRYLKKLLAAHPALERPVFLPRMTSVAEFVADLRRELSPVPVSPANRLDLVELLHATVNTLRAERTEKYGLLAELPAMDREAFFPWGMRLAALLEDLLRQNVEPGGLKYMQGEVADYAAALLEQLDRIYAAYTTALFERGWTTPGLDWQFAVTHLDAIRAHLGNSTVIAAGFYALGGAEDLFFRSLWESGQLLPLWHSDPALTTGEKAHWATTEHQAWMTRWHVRPELASTSTTRTNPPEVRFCEGFDRHSQLAALNTDLAEPESLDDAAVILPDEGALLPVLHHLPVEPPNISMGYPLERTGLARLIESILTLQETRLKDGRCHWKSVTGLIRHPWLRMLGPEDKPLRKLFQVWEGEIRTGSRHFHPLAWEPPYDDPVLEGVNRHTAEPLRQEIMHHCVTAFTGLETLDQLADSLSGLAAMLHRHGESLWHTYLMDAECLFRLTTSVIPALKSAEAASEHYPRRVLFSMLRQLLHAERVSFEPDPLGGLQVLGVLETRLLRFGKIFLLDAVEERLPGTNPFDPLLPDPLRKLLGLPDSRERDNVAGYNFYRLLMGAEQAVIYYQSGIQPGLLDSKSVRSRFVEQLLWEREKKAKRLLEKDTSVFRTVTFPASAIPTDTRAVPVTPAIRSALRDKLETRGLSPSSLDQYLNCPLRFFLGYLGGLRPMEKIDEDGDRSAFGSLLHEVLRDCFLPWKGRTVTPANMDPAPILADFETALRQSDFFEQLPFDTRAALLRTGRFRLARFLESQEPATLIGLETSMETSLRADGLTIPFKGQLDRIEKREDGIHVLDYKTGQGGLPTKGFWEDMDLWERLAEPEDDTALLADLARSVVSVQLPAYCHLYAANHDLRPHDAGLVLMGRNGDIKWLFGSKWTEEERDEAVLSMTPRLLNFLVNHMLGAEEFRATPGRTCQWCDFKGTCGQ, from the coding sequence ATGCAGCCCATCACGCTCATCCCCTGGAACGCGGATTTCATGGTCGAACTGGCCGACCTGATTGCGGCACGCCCGGATTTCTCCTCGCTCACCGTGATCTTTCCCCACAACAGGCCGCGCCGCTACCTGAAGAAGCTGCTGGCCGCGCATCCCGCACTGGAACGCCCGGTATTCCTGCCGCGCATGACCTCGGTAGCCGAATTCGTGGCCGACCTGCGGCGCGAGCTTTCCCCGGTTCCGGTCTCCCCGGCCAACCGGCTCGATCTGGTCGAACTGCTGCATGCCACGGTCAACACCCTGCGCGCCGAGCGCACCGAGAAATACGGCCTGCTGGCCGAACTGCCGGCCATGGACCGGGAAGCCTTCTTCCCGTGGGGCATGCGGCTGGCGGCCCTGCTGGAGGACCTGCTGCGCCAGAACGTGGAGCCCGGCGGCCTCAAGTACATGCAGGGCGAAGTCGCGGATTATGCCGCAGCCCTGCTGGAGCAGCTCGACAGGATCTACGCGGCCTACACCACAGCCCTGTTCGAACGAGGCTGGACAACCCCGGGCCTGGACTGGCAGTTCGCGGTCACCCATCTGGACGCCATCCGCGCGCATCTCGGGAATTCCACGGTCATCGCAGCGGGCTTCTACGCCCTTGGCGGCGCCGAAGACCTGTTTTTCCGCTCGCTCTGGGAAAGCGGCCAGCTTCTGCCCCTGTGGCACAGCGATCCGGCCCTGACCACGGGAGAAAAGGCGCACTGGGCAACCACCGAGCATCAGGCATGGATGACCCGCTGGCATGTCCGACCCGAGCTCGCTTCCACTTCCACGACAAGGACGAATCCGCCGGAAGTCCGGTTCTGCGAAGGCTTCGACCGCCACTCGCAACTTGCCGCCCTGAACACGGACCTTGCCGAACCCGAATCACTGGACGACGCAGCCGTGATCCTGCCGGATGAAGGCGCACTGCTGCCCGTGCTGCATCACCTTCCTGTGGAACCACCGAACATTTCCATGGGGTATCCGCTGGAACGCACCGGACTGGCCCGGCTCATCGAATCGATTCTCACGCTTCAGGAAACGCGTCTCAAGGACGGGCGATGCCACTGGAAGAGCGTGACCGGGCTCATCCGCCACCCATGGCTGCGCATGCTCGGCCCCGAGGACAAGCCGTTGCGCAAACTCTTTCAGGTGTGGGAAGGAGAAATCCGCACCGGGTCCCGGCATTTCCACCCGCTGGCCTGGGAGCCGCCATATGACGATCCCGTTCTGGAGGGCGTGAACCGGCACACGGCCGAACCGCTCCGGCAGGAGATCATGCACCATTGCGTCACGGCCTTTACCGGGCTGGAAACGCTGGACCAGCTTGCGGACTCGCTTTCCGGGCTGGCAGCCATGCTGCACCGCCACGGCGAATCCCTGTGGCACACCTATCTGATGGATGCGGAATGCCTGTTCCGGTTGACCACGTCCGTGATCCCGGCCCTGAAAAGCGCGGAAGCGGCCAGCGAGCACTATCCCCGGCGCGTGCTCTTTTCCATGCTCCGCCAGCTTCTGCACGCGGAACGCGTTTCCTTCGAACCGGACCCGCTCGGCGGGCTTCAGGTCCTCGGCGTGCTGGAAACCCGCCTGCTCCGTTTCGGCAAAATCTTCCTTCTGGACGCGGTGGAGGAACGGCTGCCCGGCACCAACCCGTTCGATCCGCTCCTGCCCGATCCTCTGCGCAAGCTGCTGGGCCTGCCCGATTCACGCGAGCGCGACAACGTGGCCGGATACAACTTCTACCGTCTGCTCATGGGCGCGGAACAGGCCGTGATCTATTATCAAAGCGGGATTCAGCCCGGGCTGCTCGACTCCAAGAGCGTGCGCAGCCGTTTCGTCGAACAACTGCTATGGGAACGGGAAAAAAAGGCAAAACGGTTGCTGGAAAAGGATACATCCGTATTCCGCACCGTCACCTTTCCGGCCTCGGCCATCCCCACGGACACCCGCGCCGTGCCCGTGACCCCGGCCATTCGCTCCGCGCTCCGGGACAAGCTCGAAACACGCGGCCTGTCTCCGTCCTCCCTGGATCAGTACCTGAACTGCCCGCTCCGCTTCTTCCTCGGCTATCTTGGCGGACTGCGGCCCATGGAAAAGATCGACGAGGATGGCGACCGCAGCGCATTCGGCTCCCTGCTGCACGAAGTCCTTCGCGACTGCTTCCTGCCATGGAAGGGACGGACCGTGACCCCGGCGAACATGGACCCGGCCCCGATTCTGGCCGACTTCGAAACCGCACTCAGACAAAGCGACTTTTTCGAACAGCTGCCCTTCGACACCCGGGCCGCACTCCTGCGAACCGGACGATTCCGGCTGGCCCGTTTTCTGGAGAGTCAGGAACCGGCAACCCTGATCGGACTGGAAACCAGCATGGAGACCAGCCTCCGCGCCGATGGCCTGACCATCCCCTTCAAGGGCCAGCTCGATCGCATCGAGAAACGCGAGGACGGCATCCATGTTCTGGACTACAAGACCGGACAGGGCGGACTGCCAACCAAGGGATTCTGGGAGGACATGGACCTCTGGGAACGCCTTGCCGAACCCGAGGACGACACCGCACTGCTTGCCGATCTGGCCCGATCCGTTGTCAGCGTGCAGCTTCCGGCCTACTGCCATCTGTATGCGGCCAATCACGATCTCAGGCCGCACGACGCCGGGCTGGTGCTCATGGGTCGGAACGGCGACATCAAATGGCTGTTCGGCTCCAAATGGACCGAGGAGGAGCGCGACGAAGCGGTCTTGTCCATGACACCGCGCCTGCTGAATTTTCTGGTCAACCACATGCTCGGGGCCGAAGAATTCCGCGCCACGCCGGGACGCACATGCCAATGGTGCGACTTCAAGGGGACCTGCGGACAGTAA
- the lhgO gene encoding L-2-hydroxyglutarate oxidase, producing MKYTADITICGAGIIGLTIARELVARNAGNIVIMDKEPELGAHASGRNSGVLHAGIYYDPGTLKARMCFEGNQRMRAYCREKGLPLFESGKVVVARTEDELPTLEELKRRADANGAKVELIDETQLAELEPNARTVGKALHSPFTAVVDPKAVLTSLRHDLERSGKVRFFFNTRFLERTASGVRTNRGDIDCGLFINAAGTYSDRVAQAFGVGMNLRMIPFKGIYRILKKPAADKIRGSIYPVPNIRNPFLGVHFTRSVYGDVYVGPTAIPAFGRENYGILHGLDGEMFSILLRDASLFLVNPKFRGVALEEPRKYIAKYFYRDAAKLVKHLAPRDILPCAKAGIRPQLINLDTSEMIMDFMVEKGPNSVHVLNAVSPAFTSSMTFAEMVVSDFVTI from the coding sequence ATGAAATATACTGCCGACATCACCATCTGCGGGGCCGGAATCATCGGCCTGACCATTGCCAGGGAACTCGTGGCCCGGAATGCGGGCAACATCGTGATCATGGACAAGGAACCCGAACTCGGTGCGCATGCCTCGGGCCGCAACTCCGGCGTGCTTCATGCGGGCATCTACTACGACCCGGGCACGCTCAAGGCACGCATGTGCTTCGAGGGCAACCAGCGCATGCGCGCGTATTGCAGGGAAAAGGGATTGCCTCTGTTCGAATCCGGCAAGGTTGTGGTGGCCCGGACCGAAGACGAGCTGCCCACTCTCGAGGAACTCAAGCGCCGGGCCGACGCCAACGGCGCAAAAGTGGAACTCATCGACGAAACCCAGCTTGCCGAGCTGGAACCCAACGCCAGAACCGTGGGCAAGGCCCTGCATTCCCCGTTCACCGCCGTGGTCGATCCCAAGGCCGTGCTGACTTCCCTGCGCCACGACCTGGAGCGTTCCGGCAAGGTTCGGTTCTTCTTCAACACCCGGTTTCTGGAACGCACTGCCTCCGGCGTGCGCACCAACCGGGGCGACATCGACTGCGGCCTGTTCATCAATGCGGCAGGCACCTACAGCGACCGCGTGGCACAGGCGTTCGGCGTGGGCATGAATCTGCGCATGATTCCGTTCAAGGGTATCTACCGCATCCTCAAGAAGCCCGCAGCCGACAAGATTCGTGGCAGCATCTACCCGGTTCCCAACATCAGGAACCCGTTTCTGGGCGTGCACTTCACCCGCAGCGTGTACGGCGACGTCTATGTCGGCCCCACCGCGATTCCCGCTTTCGGACGCGAAAACTACGGCATCCTGCACGGTCTGGACGGCGAAATGTTCTCCATCCTGCTCCGGGACGCTTCCCTGTTTCTGGTCAACCCCAAATTCCGGGGCGTCGCACTGGAGGAACCCAGGAAATACATCGCCAAATACTTCTATCGCGACGCGGCAAAGCTGGTGAAACATCTTGCGCCCCGGGATATCCTGCCCTGCGCCAAGGCAGGCATCCGTCCCCAGCTCATCAATCTGGACACCAGCGAGATGATCATGGACTTCATGGTGGAAAAGGGGCCGAACAGCGTTCACGTTCTCAATGCGGTTTCTCCGGCCTTCACCAGTTCCATGACCTTTGCGGAGATGGTGGTCAGCGACTTCGTCACCATTTAA
- a CDS encoding NAD(P)H-dependent flavin oxidoreductase — protein MKLPELKFGDLAAKLPIVQGGMGVGISLSGLASAVANEGGVGVIATAMIGMRDPDRSKDPIGADIRALADEIHKAREKMTDGLLGVNIMCALTNFREMVTTSIKERVDIIFSGAGLPLELPKYLKETAAELKQDLGTKLVPIVSSGRAANILCRKWMSRYDYAPDGFVVEGPKAGGHLGFKPEQINDPHYDLDHIMGEVIEAVTPYREKSGKNIPVIVAGGVYTGADIAKYLEMGASGVQMGTRFVATHECDADEAFKRAYVEAKQEDVTIIKSPVGMPGRALKNPFLEAASAGLRHPKKCIHKCLHSCAEENSPYCIAQALVNAYKGRFNYGFAFAGANAYLVDKIVSVKELVGSLREECETFLDEKRSGIDEMIGRKKTELDDFVQRKRGELDEFVDKTLGKK, from the coding sequence ATGAAACTTCCCGAACTGAAATTCGGCGATCTGGCCGCAAAGCTTCCCATCGTCCAAGGCGGCATGGGCGTGGGCATTTCCCTGTCCGGCCTGGCTTCCGCCGTTGCCAACGAAGGCGGCGTGGGCGTCATTGCCACCGCCATGATCGGCATGCGCGATCCCGATCGCAGCAAGGACCCGATCGGTGCGGACATCCGCGCCCTTGCCGACGAAATACACAAGGCCCGTGAAAAAATGACCGACGGCCTGCTGGGCGTGAACATCATGTGCGCCCTGACCAATTTCCGCGAAATGGTGACCACCTCCATCAAGGAACGCGTGGACATCATCTTTTCGGGAGCCGGTCTGCCTCTGGAACTTCCCAAGTACCTGAAGGAAACCGCTGCGGAACTCAAGCAGGACCTCGGCACCAAGCTGGTGCCCATCGTGTCCTCGGGACGCGCCGCAAACATCCTCTGCCGCAAATGGATGTCCAGATACGACTACGCGCCCGACGGATTCGTGGTCGAAGGTCCCAAGGCGGGAGGTCATCTCGGATTCAAGCCCGAACAGATCAACGACCCCCATTACGACCTCGACCACATCATGGGCGAAGTCATCGAGGCCGTGACTCCGTACCGCGAAAAATCCGGCAAGAACATCCCGGTCATCGTGGCTGGCGGCGTCTACACCGGCGCGGACATCGCCAAGTATCTGGAAATGGGCGCCTCGGGCGTGCAGATGGGCACCCGGTTCGTGGCCACTCATGAATGCGATGCGGACGAGGCATTCAAGCGCGCCTATGTCGAGGCCAAGCAGGAAGACGTGACCATCATCAAAAGCCCGGTGGGCATGCCCGGCCGGGCCTTGAAGAACCCCTTTCTGGAAGCGGCCTCCGCCGGACTTCGGCATCCCAAGAAATGCATCCACAAGTGCCTGCACAGCTGCGCCGAGGAAAATTCCCCGTACTGCATTGCCCAGGCACTGGTGAACGCCTACAAGGGCAGATTCAACTACGGCTTCGCCTTTGCCGGAGCCAATGCCTATCTTGTGGACAAGATCGTGTCGGTCAAGGAGCTTGTCGGCTCCCTGCGCGAGGAATGCGAGACCTTTCTGGACGAGAAACGGTCCGGCATCGACGAAATGATCGGACGCAAGAAGACCGAGCTGGACGACTTTGTCCAACGCAAGAGGGGCGAACTCGACGAATTCGTGGACAAGACGCTGGGCAAGAAATAA
- a CDS encoding PPC domain-containing DNA-binding protein yields the protein MNERAMLQRLPKGGDLIREIKRAADAQNMTKGTVQVIGALKRAEISFYRQKDQTYVPRTLEHDVEILAGMGNISLKDGETFVHLHLTLGDESGGCTGGHAMEGCIILAAEAMIREISGPPLHREFDEETGLFLWREPN from the coding sequence ATGAACGAACGCGCCATGTTGCAACGCCTGCCCAAGGGCGGCGATCTGATCAGGGAAATCAAGCGCGCCGCCGACGCCCAGAACATGACCAAGGGCACGGTCCAGGTCATCGGCGCACTGAAACGCGCCGAAATATCCTTCTACCGCCAAAAGGATCAGACCTATGTGCCGCGCACGCTGGAGCATGACGTGGAAATACTGGCGGGCATGGGCAACATCTCGCTCAAGGACGGGGAAACCTTCGTGCACCTGCATCTCACCCTTGGCGATGAAAGCGGCGGGTGCACCGGCGGACACGCCATGGAAGGCTGCATCATCCTTGCGGCCGAAGCCATGATCCGGGAAATCTCCGGCCCGCCCCTGCATCGCGAATTCGACGAGGAAACCGGCTTGTTCCTGTGGCGGGAGCCAAACTGA
- a CDS encoding RelA/SpoT family protein, with product MIRINEITDLISSYIDKPDLDLVQRAYIFAAQAHDGVVRRSGEPYISHPMNVAHLLAKMQLDEATVAAGLLHDTVEDTDTTVDEIEELFGEEVADIVDGVTKISKMQFESRAVAQAENIRKLILAMAEDIRVLMVKLADRLHNMRTLEFMKSFKQQLIAEETLDIYAPLANRLGLHRIKTELEDLCLKYLKPDVYEQLQEAVSEHRAAGGEYIEKVIEIINDMLARNKIKGNVHGRTKHLHSIHVKMEQQNLMFDQIYDLIAFRIIVGSIKDCYAVLGLIHAMWKPVTGRFKDYISIPKANMYQSLHSTVIGPEGERIEVQIRTDEMHKVAEYGVAAHWQYKEVGKGRKAGRTSGTRDAERFTWLRQIMDWQRELSDPREFMASLRFDLFQEEVYVFTPNGDIKELPEGATPVDFAYSIHSEVGDHCAGAKINGRIVPLHMPLKNGDSVEIITDNHRNPSRDWLKFVKTAKARTRIKQYIRTVERERSMALGRELLEKEGRRYGVNVQKAAKDGDLLKVAGLFNSGSLEDLYCQVGFSRFTPRKVVKRLYAELNGETLDMRKPAETKEPEDRKKPKSEGLNISGVDNMLVRFASCCNPLPGDPIVGYITRGRGVTIHRHSCHNVRNFEPERLLTVTWEGAEEKPYPVNIRIKCRNELGMLAKISSLLTEQHVNITAGTFSSSVDGTSLLEFTVEVKDLDQLYATLKKVKSLNAVSEALRLS from the coding sequence ATGATTCGCATCAATGAAATAACCGACCTCATTTCGTCGTATATCGACAAACCCGATCTGGACCTTGTCCAGCGCGCATACATTTTTGCGGCTCAGGCCCACGATGGCGTGGTGCGCCGTTCCGGCGAACCCTACATTTCCCATCCCATGAACGTGGCCCATCTTCTGGCCAAAATGCAGCTCGACGAGGCCACGGTCGCGGCCGGTCTGCTGCATGACACCGTGGAGGATACGGATACCACGGTGGACGAGATCGAGGAGCTGTTCGGCGAGGAAGTCGCGGATATCGTGGACGGTGTGACCAAGATCAGCAAGATGCAGTTCGAATCCCGGGCCGTGGCTCAGGCCGAGAACATCCGCAAGCTGATTTTGGCCATGGCCGAAGACATCCGCGTGCTCATGGTCAAGCTGGCGGACCGGCTGCACAACATGCGCACGCTGGAGTTCATGAAGTCCTTCAAGCAGCAGCTCATTGCCGAGGAAACGCTGGACATCTACGCGCCTCTGGCCAATCGGCTCGGCCTGCACCGCATCAAGACCGAGCTGGAGGACCTGTGCCTCAAGTATCTCAAGCCGGATGTGTACGAACAGCTTCAGGAGGCGGTCTCCGAGCACCGGGCCGCTGGCGGGGAGTATATCGAAAAGGTCATCGAGATCATCAACGACATGCTCGCCAGGAACAAGATCAAGGGCAATGTCCACGGCAGAACCAAGCATCTGCACTCCATCCACGTGAAGATGGAACAGCAGAATCTGATGTTCGACCAGATATACGATCTCATCGCCTTCCGCATCATTGTGGGGTCCATCAAGGACTGCTATGCCGTGCTCGGCCTGATTCACGCCATGTGGAAGCCGGTTACCGGACGGTTCAAGGACTACATTTCCATTCCCAAGGCCAACATGTATCAGAGCCTGCACTCCACGGTCATTGGCCCGGAGGGCGAGCGCATCGAGGTGCAGATTCGTACCGACGAGATGCACAAGGTTGCGGAATACGGCGTTGCTGCCCACTGGCAGTACAAGGAAGTGGGCAAGGGCAGGAAGGCTGGCAGGACGTCCGGAACGCGCGATGCCGAGCGGTTCACGTGGCTGCGCCAGATCATGGACTGGCAGCGCGAGCTTTCCGATCCTCGGGAATTCATGGCTTCCCTGCGGTTCGATCTTTTTCAGGAAGAGGTCTACGTATTCACGCCCAACGGGGACATCAAGGAGCTTCCCGAGGGGGCCACGCCCGTGGATTTCGCGTATTCCATCCATTCCGAGGTGGGCGATCATTGCGCCGGGGCCAAGATCAACGGCCGTATCGTGCCGCTGCACATGCCGCTCAAGAACGGGGATTCCGTGGAGATCATCACGGACAACCATCGCAACCCCAGCCGGGACTGGCTCAAGTTCGTCAAGACTGCAAAGGCCCGGACGCGCATCAAGCAGTACATCCGCACGGTGGAGCGCGAGCGGAGCATGGCCCTTGGTCGCGAGCTTCTGGAAAAGGAAGGTCGCCGCTACGGGGTGAACGTGCAGAAGGCGGCCAAGGATGGTGATCTGCTCAAGGTGGCCGGGCTGTTCAACAGCGGCAGTCTCGAGGATTTGTACTGTCAGGTCGGATTTTCCCGGTTCACGCCGCGCAAGGTCGTCAAGCGGCTGTATGCCGAACTGAACGGCGAGACGCTGGACATGCGCAAGCCCGCCGAAACAAAGGAGCCGGAGGACAGGAAAAAGCCCAAGAGCGAAGGGCTGAACATCAGCGGCGTGGACAACATGCTGGTGCGTTTCGCCAGTTGCTGCAACCCGTTGCCCGGCGATCCCATCGTGGGCTACATCACGCGCGGCAGGGGCGTGACCATTCATCGCCACAGTTGCCACAATGTCAGGAATTTCGAGCCCGAACGGCTTCTGACCGTGACATGGGAAGGGGCGGAGGAAAAGCCCTATCCGGTCAACATCCGCATCAAGTGTCGCAATGAACTGGGCATGCTGGCGAAGATCAGTTCCCTGCTGACGGAACAGCACGTGAACATTACCGCCGGTACGTTTTCGTCCAGTGTCGACGGTACGTCGCTTCTGGAATTCACCGTGGAGGTCAAGGACCTTGACCAGCTCTATGCGACCCTGAAAAAGGTCAAGAGCCTCAACGCGGTCTCCGAGGCGCTTCGGTTGTCCTGA